TCGAAAATACACACAATCAACAACAATGGCAGACGTGGAATTCTTCAAGAAATATACGGTTTCACAGTTGAAGGCATGGTTGAGTGCTCTTGGGTTGAGGACAAGCGGCAACAAGGCAGAGCTTGTTTTAAGATTACTGGAAGTTCCACAGCAGCTGCGTAATAACACGGAGTCAGTCACTAATACTGACGAAGATGACGGGGAAAATAATGAAACGGAGAATGAGGCAGAAGGAAATGAAGATAATGATGACGAGAATGGGGCGGAAAACGATAGCAATGTTGATGACGGCGATGAAGAAGACGAACTGGAAGGTGAAAATGAAATAGTTGCAGACAAGAATggggagaaaaagaaaaatgaagcggttgcagaaaaaaataagaaaaagagcgCATACGACAACAAACGAAtggaaaaagaaattgaattacTAAAAAGAGAGatggaattaaaaaaacgaGAAAATGAAATGCTAAAGAAAGAAAACGAGTACCTAAAAAATGATCGACAAACGAGCGTGGAAAGAAAAGGAGAGAATATAGGTCAAATTAAAGATCTAATTGGCAGTTTTGGAGGCACTGGAGATTCATTCGAACACTTTGagaagcagttgaggaatattCGTGCTGCATACGAACTTAATGACAGCAGTATGAGGATACTCATCTCACTTAAACTGAAAGACAAAGCACTCAGGTGGTTCCACTCCAAGGATAACATAGTGACAGTGGTGTTTGACGAACTGATGGCGGagatgaaacaaatatttgacgATCGTTCATCTCAAGTGCAACAAAAACGAGTGTTTGAGTTAAAGAAGTGGTTGCAAAATGAAACATTCCAGGACTATTTTCAGGAGAAAATAATTCTTGGCAACCGACTGCAAATGAGAGAGGGGGAGATAATTGAATACATCTTGGAAGGCATACCGGATGAGAGGCTGATATCAAGTGCGAAATTGCAATGCTTCACCAAAAAGGAACAACTGTTGGAAGCCTTTAAATCGATTAGACATCCAGCCAAAGCAAAAGTGGTTACAGCAACACCATCAACATCGCGGCAATGGACAGCAAACGTCAGCGTGAGACAAACTCGTTGTTACAACTGTAACTCAATTGGACATATGGCAAACAAATGCAAAAAGGAGATACGCAAGCCAGGTGCG
This window of the Eupeodes corollae chromosome 3, idEupCoro1.1, whole genome shotgun sequence genome carries:
- the LOC129952793 gene encoding uncharacterized protein LOC129952793 isoform X1, translated to MADVEFFKKYTVSQLKAWLSALGLRTSGNKAELVLRLLEVPQQLRNNTESVTNTDEDDGENNETENEAEGNEDNDDENGAENDSNVDDGDEEDELEGENEIVADKNGEKKKNEAVAEKNKKKSAYDNKRMEKEIELLKREMELKKRENEMLKKENEYLKNDRQTSVERKGENIGQIKDLIGSFGGTGDSFEHFEKQLRNIRAAYELNDSSMRILISLKLKDKALRWFHSKDNIVTVVFDELMAEMKQIFDDRSSQVQQKRVFELKKWLQNETFQDYFQEKIILGNRLQMREGEIIEYILEGIPDERLISSAKLQCFTKKEQLLEAFKSIRHPAKAKVVTATPSTSRQWTANVSVRQTRCYNCNSIGHMANKCKKEIRKPGACHVCAEMGHFAAQCPKRKKVPAIGYVNSDSEDEFTLRHRQSCQPYKN
- the LOC129952793 gene encoding uncharacterized protein LOC129952793 isoform X2, with the protein product MADVEFFKKYTVSQLKAWLSALGLRTSGNKAELVLRLLEVPQQLRNNTESVTNTDEDDGENNETENEAEGNEDNDDENGAENDSNVDDGDEEDELEGENEIVADKNGEKKKNEAVAEKNKKKSAYDNKRMEKEIELLKREMELKKRENEMLKKENEYLKNDRQTSVERKGENIGQIKDLIGSFGGTGDSFEHFEKQLRNIRAAYELNDSSMRILISLKLKDKALRWFHSKDNIVTVVFDELMAEMKQIFDDRSSQVQQKRVFELKKWLQNETFQDYFQEKIILGNRLQMREGEIIEYILEGIPDERLISSAKLQCFTKKEQLLEAFKSIRHPAKAKVVTATPSTSRQWTANVSVRQTRCYNCNSIGHMANKCKKEIRKPGACHVCAEMGHFAAQCPKRKKVPAIGYVNSDSEDEYIHS